The proteins below come from a single Acaryochloris sp. CCMEE 5410 genomic window:
- a CDS encoding DUF760 domain-containing protein, translated as MAFDPENANFIMSDSEEAQANLLIKYLQNQPPEVLARVAKSVSPEIKQIISQNVQGLVGVLPSEAFSVQVVTDRDNLAGLLASAMMTGYFLRKMEQRMELDTSLLGNSLSFDQDSEDPE; from the coding sequence ATGGCTTTCGACCCCGAAAACGCCAACTTTATTATGAGTGATTCAGAGGAGGCTCAGGCCAATCTCTTAATCAAATATTTACAAAATCAACCGCCAGAAGTTCTGGCCCGGGTTGCTAAGTCCGTCAGCCCTGAGATCAAGCAAATCATTTCGCAAAATGTACAAGGGCTCGTGGGTGTCCTGCCAAGCGAAGCTTTCAGCGTTCAAGTCGTTACCGACCGAGATAATCTAGCAGGCTTGCTGGCTTCCGCGATGATGACGGGTTACTTCCTCCGTAAGATGGAACAGCGGATGGAATTGGATACTAGCCTGTTGGGCAATAGCCTCTCATTTGATCAAGATTCTGAAGACCCTGAGTAG